The following are from one region of the Robbsia betulipollinis genome:
- a CDS encoding YsnF/AvaK domain-containing protein produces MAQTIVGIFDSFADADVAKERLIQNGISRSDIQTHEDDRAGDASLAGNDARVVTSPDHTGDTGHGMMAGVERFFANMFGNDERPDEVGHYHEAVRRGGVLLSVDVRDEAQLASVRNVLESTGAVDIDSRVAHWETTGYKGYEATAKPYTPEEIDAERQAFAVVKEDLVVGKRAVETGGFRVYSRATSTPVSESVTLREEHASIERRPVDRPVTAADLREGSVEIRETAEEAVVGKTSRVVEEVVVGKTSTEHTETINETLHGTDVEVERVEGEKLRGATGVNKVDLGTSGVETAGVTTGVGLPGTTVGGTTNVGTPSALQPNPTIKPV; encoded by the coding sequence ATGGCTCAAACTATCGTTGGAATTTTTGACTCGTTTGCCGATGCGGACGTTGCGAAGGAACGCCTGATACAAAACGGTATTTCCCGCTCGGACATTCAGACGCATGAAGATGACCGCGCTGGCGACGCTTCGCTGGCGGGCAACGATGCGCGCGTCGTGACGTCCCCCGACCACACCGGCGATACCGGCCACGGCATGATGGCCGGCGTCGAGCGGTTTTTCGCCAATATGTTCGGCAACGACGAGCGCCCGGACGAAGTCGGCCATTATCACGAGGCGGTTCGCCGCGGCGGTGTGTTGCTGTCGGTCGACGTGCGCGACGAGGCGCAATTGGCTTCCGTTCGCAACGTGCTGGAAAGCACCGGTGCCGTCGACATCGATTCGCGCGTCGCGCATTGGGAAACCACGGGTTACAAGGGCTACGAAGCAACCGCGAAGCCCTACACCCCGGAAGAGATCGACGCCGAGCGCCAGGCATTTGCCGTGGTGAAGGAAGATCTCGTGGTGGGCAAGCGCGCCGTCGAGACGGGCGGTTTCCGCGTGTACTCGCGTGCCACGTCGACCCCGGTCTCGGAGTCGGTCACGCTGCGCGAAGAGCATGCCTCGATCGAGCGTCGCCCGGTGGACCGTCCGGTGACTGCCGCCGATCTGCGTGAAGGCTCGGTGGAAATCCGTGAAACGGCGGAAGAGGCTGTGGTCGGCAAGACATCGCGTGTCGTCGAGGAAGTCGTGGTCGGCAAAACGTCCACCGAACATACCGAGACGATCAACGAAACCCTGCACGGTACGGATGTGGAAGTCGAGCGTGTCGAAGGCGAGAAGCTGCGTGGCGCAACAGGTGTCAATAAAGTGGACCTGGGAACTTCAGGCGTCGAAACCGCGGGCGTGACGACGGGCGTCGGCCTGCCGGGCACGACGGTCGGCGGCACGACGAACGTGGGCACGCCCAGCGCGTTGCAGCCGAACCCGACGATCAAGCCGGTTTAA
- a CDS encoding catalase family protein, giving the protein MSETTRPYLRYRDDLEQPKPDEAETIDKIIASMTHESEITAGRYDHAVRASHAKSTGLLKGELRVLDDLPEALRQGLFAMPESYPVVVRLAQGPGELLKDNVSTHRGMAIKVFGVQGEKLPGHHDATQDFVLASGPVFPNPDAAAFLRSMKGLEKGTSQPEALKHAVSVTAQVANKVLHAVGADSAMLDFFGHPPRHPLSEPYYSQAPLRFGDYVAKVAVFPLSAAVVALGDGPLDVDDPDVFRHAVSEFFAAQGAEFELRVQLCIDSEKMPIEDASKEWPEADSPYVAVARLILPAQNSHSEARAAYFNDALSFRPAHSLLAHRPLGSVMRARLKTYQALVAFRQQRNGVAVIEPASVDKIPD; this is encoded by the coding sequence ATGTCAGAAACCACGCGTCCCTATCTTCGTTATCGTGACGACCTGGAGCAGCCGAAGCCCGATGAAGCGGAAACGATCGACAAGATCATCGCTTCGATGACGCACGAAAGCGAAATCACCGCCGGCCGGTACGACCATGCGGTCCGCGCATCGCATGCAAAGAGCACTGGCCTGCTGAAGGGCGAACTGCGCGTGCTCGACGATCTCCCCGAAGCGTTGCGCCAGGGTCTGTTCGCCATGCCGGAGAGCTATCCGGTGGTGGTGCGCCTGGCGCAGGGCCCGGGCGAGCTTCTCAAGGACAATGTCTCGACGCATCGTGGCATGGCGATCAAGGTGTTCGGGGTCCAGGGAGAGAAACTCCCGGGACATCACGATGCCACTCAGGACTTCGTGCTGGCCTCGGGCCCGGTATTTCCCAATCCGGACGCGGCGGCTTTCCTGCGCAGCATGAAAGGGCTGGAAAAGGGCACTTCGCAGCCGGAGGCCCTCAAGCACGCGGTGTCGGTGACCGCGCAAGTGGCGAACAAGGTATTGCATGCGGTGGGCGCGGACAGCGCCATGCTCGACTTTTTCGGACATCCGCCCCGGCACCCGCTATCCGAGCCGTACTACAGCCAGGCGCCGCTGCGCTTCGGCGACTATGTTGCAAAAGTCGCCGTATTCCCTCTCTCCGCGGCGGTGGTCGCCCTGGGCGATGGACCGCTGGACGTCGACGATCCGGATGTGTTTCGTCATGCCGTCAGTGAATTCTTCGCTGCGCAGGGCGCGGAGTTCGAGCTGCGCGTGCAGCTCTGCATCGATTCCGAGAAGATGCCGATCGAGGATGCATCGAAGGAATGGCCGGAAGCGGACAGTCCCTATGTCGCGGTGGCACGCTTGATCCTGCCGGCTCAGAACTCGCACAGCGAGGCGCGTGCCGCCTACTTCAACGACGCGCTGTCGTTCCGGCCAGCGCACAGCCTGCTTGCGCACAGGCCGCTCGGGTCCGTCATGCGCGCCCGGTTGAAGACCTATCAGGCGCTGGTGGCATTCCGCCAGCAACGCAATGGTGTGGCGGTGATCGAACCGGCATCGGTAGACAAGATTCCGGATTGA
- a CDS encoding YsnF/AvaK domain-containing protein, whose protein sequence is MTIEQEATARSNTTDETTFSVIDEQLVIDIEKRETGAVRVRKVDHEEMQEIPVTLRTESVNVERVVINRVVDAEFEPRQEGDTLVIPVFEYQPVVEMRLMLKEEVRITRTVVAETATRQMKVRKEKLLVERREGTAGEWVEQDLPLGVPAPQRATNDISTN, encoded by the coding sequence ATGACGATTGAGCAAGAAGCAACCGCGCGGTCGAACACCACGGACGAAACCACCTTTTCGGTTATCGACGAGCAGCTGGTGATCGATATCGAAAAGCGGGAAACCGGGGCGGTGCGGGTACGCAAGGTGGACCACGAGGAAATGCAGGAAATCCCCGTCACCTTGCGCACCGAAAGCGTCAACGTGGAGCGCGTGGTGATCAACCGCGTGGTCGACGCCGAGTTCGAACCGCGCCAGGAAGGCGACACACTCGTCATTCCCGTGTTCGAGTACCAGCCGGTGGTGGAAATGCGGTTGATGTTGAAGGAAGAAGTGCGTATCACACGAACCGTCGTGGCCGAGACCGCCACACGGCAAATGAAGGTACGCAAGGAAAAGCTGCTTGTCGAGCGGCGCGAGGGTACGGCTGGCGAATGGGTGGAACAGGACCTGCCACTTGGTGTACCGGCACCGCAGCGGGCGACGAACGATATTTCGACTAATTGA